The DNA region GCTCGCGGAATTCCCCGAGCCTCCCCCGGCTCCGGAATTTTGAGCTCTTCCAGGGCGCCCTCGGCCTCCCGGAACAGTTCGAGCGTCTTCATGGCTTCTTCCTGGTTCATCTTGCTGATCGCAAAACCGACATGGACGATCACATAATCGCCGATCGTGGCGTCCGGAATCCATTCCAGACAGACCCGCTTCTCTATCCCTCCGAAGCGAACCCGTCCCATGCGGGGCCGGATCCCATCCTCGATCTCCAACACTTGCCCGGGAATCGCCAAACACATACAGCCTCACCCCGCCCGCCGTGCCCGCCGAAGGGTGCCTATTCCAACTCAACCGCGGCGACGGCATCCTTCATCGCCCGGGCTTCCCGAAGCGCGATAAACGCCTGTCCCAGGGCCAGCCCTCCGTCGTTGGGGGGGACCCTCCGATTCCAGTAGGGACGGAAGCCGGCCGCTTGGAGCCGATGAACGGCCCGCTCGGTCAGATATTTGTTCTGGAAGCATCCGCCGCTCAGGACGACCCGTTCTTCTCCGAAGCGAGCGGCGAGATCGACGATCATCTCGGCGAGCGTGTTGTGGAATCGGGCCGAAATCCGCGGGACCGGAACCGTCGACTGGAGGTCTTCGAGAATCGAACGAACCATCGGCTCCCAATCGACGATTCTTAGGGGGGGTTCATGAACCGCCCCTGCCCCGTCACGAATCTCAAACGGATACCCTTCATCCGTCCGCAGGGTCCCCATCGCGTACTCCAGTTCCATCGCCGCCTGGCCCTCGTAGGCGACCTGCTGACGGAGCCCGAGGATCGAAGCCACGGCGTCAAAAAGACGTCCGACGCTGGAGGTCCGCGGCGAATGGATCCCACGGCTAAGCATCCTCCGGAGCAGTTTCCGTTCGGGAAGGGTCCATGATTGGAAAAAGGACGGATCGTTCCGATCAAACAGCCCTTCCTCCATCATCTCGAATAACAGGCCCGCGGCCGCGCGCCGGGGCTCCCGGACGGCGGCCGGGCCTCCCGGAAGACGGAACGGCCGAAACGAGGCGACGCGACGATATGGAAGCGCATCGGCCGCAAAAAATTCGCCGCCCCAGATCGTTCCGTCGTCTCCGTAGCCGGCCCCGTCCCAGGACACGCCGAGGACCGGACCCTCGAGCCCATTTTCGGCCATGCAGGACGCCACGTGGGCCCGATGATGTTGAACGGCGATGACGGGCTCCGGTTGCCTACGGGCAAATTGGCCGGATAAATAATCCGGATGGAGATCACACACAATCCGTTCCGGCCGGACCCCGTAGAGCCCCTTCAGGTCCGCGATCCCCTTTTGGAAGGCCTCGTAAGCCTCCGGGGTTTCCAGATCGCCGATATGCTGACTGATAAAAATTTGCGTTCCCGCCGTCACGGCCACGGTGTTCTTCCGATGCCCTCCGACGGCCAATAGCGAAGGTCCCGGCGCCTCGAGACCCACGGGAAGCGGCGCGTAGCCGCGGGAGCGCCGGAGAACCTGATCGCCATCCATGAGGATCCGGACCACCGAGTCATCCACCGGTCGGAGGATGGGACGGTCGTGAACAAGGAAGCGATCCGCGATCCCGCCCAGCCGGTCGACGGCCTCCCGCTCCTCGGTGCAGATCGGCTCGTCCGAGACATTCCCGCTCGTCGCCACAACCGGAAAACCCAGCTCCCGCATCAACACGTGATGCAGCGGCGTGTAGGGCAGCATGACCCCGAGGTCCGGACAATCGGGGGCGACGGAGGGGGCGATCCGGGATTTCAAATTTGAGCGTTCACGTTTTCGAAGCAATACAATGGGCGCCTCCGGGGAACGAAGCCGGACCGCCTCCCGATCGGAAACGTCGCATTCTTCCCGAATGCCTTCGAGGAAGGGGAACATCAGCGCGAAGGGCTTTTCTCCCCGGCGTTTTCGCCCTCGCAAACGACCCACCGCCTCCTCATTTCGGGCATCGGCGAACAGATGAAATCCGCCGAGCCCCTTGACCGCGACGATCTTCCCCGCGCGGATCGCCGCCGCGGCCCCGACGACGGCTTCGTGATTTCCGGACAGCGGCGCGGCCCTCTCATCCCACAACTCCGGATGGGGGCCGCAGATCGGGCAGGCATTGGGCTGGGCGTGGAAGCGCCGGTCGAGCGGGCTCTCATACTCGCCGCGGCAGGCGTCGCACATCGCGAACTTTTTCATGGTCGTGTTGGCCCGATCGTACGGAAGGGCTTCGATGATCGAATAGCGCGGCCCGCAGCGGGTGCAGTTCGTGAAGGGATAGAGGTGGCGCCGATTCGTGGGATCAAACAGCTCGGCCAAACAATCCGGGCAGGTGGCGATGTCCGGAAGCACCGGCGCGGTCGGGGCCCCGGAATCGTCGCTGTGTCGTATCTCAAACCCGGCGTAACCGACGGGATCATGGAAGGACCACTCGAGGCCCTGGATGATTGAGCCGGGCGGTTTCTCTTTTTCGAGGCGGAGGAGGAAGGCCTCCAGACGGGTCGGGCTTCCTTCCGCCTCGATCAAAACCCCTTGGAGGCCATTGCGGGTCCAACCCGCCAATTTCAACTCCACGGCCAGCCGGTAGATGAAGGGGCGGAACCCGATTCCCTGAACGGCCCCCCGGATGGAAATTCGCAGGCGTTGTGTCATCATCGTTCCGACTCGAAGAGTTCGACCTCGATCCCGTACGGCTCGATCCCGGAAATCAATTCGACCCCGGGCCGGCCGCAGTTCGGACCATGGGCCATGAAACGGCCGCCCTCGAAGTCCGCACCGCATTCCACGCATCGACCACGAACCGGGACCGTTTCGATCCTGAGCTTCGCCCCCTGAGCGGGCGTTCCTTCGGCGGCCATTTCAAACCAGAGCTCCAGCGATTCGGGGGCGATCCGGCTGAACTCGCCCAGTCTCAGTGTCACCGATTTTACGGCCCGCCCCCCGCCCGGGGGAAGATGCCGTCGCAGCGTTTCGACGATCCTCCGCGCCAACGAGAGCTCATGCATGGCGAGCCCCTTTCCGGACGGGTTCCACGCCGAGCGCCCGGAGTTCCTCCGCCAGGACCTCGACCACGCGCGGAAGGGCGTCCAGGAGTTCGGGGGTGAGGTCCGGTCCGACGCTGTGAGCCTCCTTCGGCTGAACCGCGACGATCCGGGTCGGGGGAAGTTTTCCAAGAAACCGGGCGATCGACAGCAGGTCCGCGACGCCCATTTCGTGGGCCGAAAAGACGCCTTCCCGGCGTTCGGGCAGCTCCTCCGGAGAAAGACGGGCGATGGCCCCCGGTGGCTTTTTCCCGTCCGCGGCGTCCACAATCAGGATATTTCCGGCCCCTTCGAATTCGGACAGGCAGCGAAGACCGGCAACCCCTCCCTCCACCAGTCGGACCCGGGGCGGAAGTTCATAGGTCTCGGCCAACGTTCGAACGGCGCGAACGCCGATGCCGTCGTCCTGCATCATCGTGTTGCCCACGCCCAGTACGACGATGAAAGGGGCGCCCGTCATCGGGCCCGCTCGCGACGCGTCTCGGCGTCCACCTTGTGGGCCAGGGCCGTCAGGGCTTCCGCAATCTTTACGGGATAAGGCGGAACCTCTTGAAGCCCGCGGAAGGGCTCGGGCAGGTGCGCCAGCTGGTCGGCGGCGTAGGCGCGCAATTCGGTCAGCGGAGCGGGCGGCTCAAGACGCCGGCCGGCGCTCATCACCGGATGGATCAACGGCTTCCCCTCCTCCGGGCGATCGTCGAGCGTGAGGAGGTCCTCGCGCATCCGGCCGTCCGGGCCGTAGCGCCGGAAAACCTGTTTCCGCCCGGGCCACGTGGCCTTTCCCTCCGAGCGCTTGCGCCGCGCGCGCCCGGCGTATTCTTCGAGCTTATAGGCACAATCCAGGTGCGGCGCGTCGGCCGACGTGACCAGGTCCGAACCGATTCCGTAACCGTCGATCGGGGCCGCGTTCTCGATCAGGCTCCGCAGGCGGGTCTCGCTCAGGTTTCCGCTGGCGAAGATCGTCACATCGGTCAGACCCCCGTTGTCCAGAATTCGGCGTACCTTCCGCGCATGGTCGCCCAGATCCCCGCTGTCGAGCCGCACGCCCTTTATCGCGATTCCTTCCGCCTTGAGCCGAGGGGCAAGCGCCACCGCCATCTCGGCCGCCGCCTCCGTGTCGTAGGTATCCAGCAAAAGCATCACGTTGTCGGGCTGGGCGCGGGCAAAATTGACGAAGGCCTCCTGTTCATCGTCATGGGCCTGGATAAAAGAATGGGCCATGGTCCCGTACGCCGGTATACCGAAGAGAAACTCCGCCAGGACGGTGGCCGACCCGGAAAATCCGGCGAGGTATGAGGCCCGCGCCGCCATCAACCCGGCCTCCGCGCCGTGGGCCCGCCGCAACCCGAAATCGACCAGGAGTTTTCCGGGCGCCGCCAGGACGAAGCGCGCCGCCTTGGAAGCGATCAGGGTCTGGAAGTGGAGAAGATTGATCAGGCGGGTTTCGACCAATTGCGCCTGCGGAAGCGGCGCGGTCACCCGAAGCATCGGCTCATGCGGAAAGAAGAGGGTCCCTTCCGGCATGGCATGGACATCGCCGGTGAACCGGAACCGTTCAAGGTGGTCGACAAAGGACCGGCTGAAGCGGCCGCTCCGGGCCAGCCACTCCAGCTCCCGCGGGGTAAAATGAAGCCCCTCGATGTAATCCAGCGCCTGCTGAAGGCCGGCGGCCATCAGGAAGCCGCGGCCGGGCGGAAGCTTACGAACGAAGAACTCGAAGACGGCCGTCTCTTCCATTCCCCGGTCAAAGTAACCCTGGAGCATCGTGAGCTGGTAGAGGTCGGTGAGCAGGATGCTGGATTCGGACTCCATCGGGCGTTGATCCTCGGCCATGTGTGAAGGGACCCGATCGGCGGCGTTAAATACCCCGGCCTTGCAACCGGTCCTTGGCCCGCTGCACGGATTCAAGGCCGGACTACTCCGTCAGGCTGTCGTCCGGCGGTTCCAGGCTCGAAACCCGGAGGGGGCGGGGCCGGTCGGGCTCCATCGCCCGCAATTTTTCATTCATATCGGTCAGGCGCCTCATGACCGCCGCGTTGATGGTTCCGTCCGGGTATTTCCCGTCCGCTTGCCGTTCACCGGCGGGATGACCGGTTAAGATCTCCATCGCCTCATCCACCGTCGAAGCCGCATACACGTGGAATTGGCCCGAGGCCACGGCCTCCACGACCCCGTCGTTCAACATCAGGTGCTTGAGGTTCCGGCTGGGAATGATCACGCCTTGGTCCCCCGTCAATCCCAGGGCTTTGCAGACGGAATAGAAACCTTCGATCTTTTCGTTCACGCCGCCGATCGCCTGAAGCTCGCCCCGCTGATTGACCGAGCCCGTGATCGCGATCCCCTGACGGAGGGGGATATCGGAAAGGGCGGACAGGAGGGCGATCACTTCGGCCGCCGAGGCGCTATCGCCCTCCACCTCGCCGTAGCTCTGCTCGAAGCAGAGGCTCGCGGAAAGCGACAGGGGAATTTCCCGGGCATACCGGCCGCCCAGATATCCCGAAAGGATCATCACGCCTTTGTTGTGCGTCCTACCTCCGAGCTTGGCCTCCCGCTCGATATTGACGATTCCGGAGGATCCCAAAAAGACCCGTGCGGTGATGCGGGAAGGACGTCCGAACGAGAAATCGCCCAGCTCATAAACGGACAGTCCGTTGACCTGACCCACGACGGTCCCGGAGAGATCCACCATGAGGGTTCCCTCCGTGATCAGCTCCCGGATCTGCTGTTCCAGCAGATTGGATCGATAAATTTTTTCTTCCACGGCTTTCTGAACGTGTGGCCGTGAAACACGGGCGGCGCCCTCCGAATGGGCCCAGTGGCTCGACTCCCGGATCAAATCCGTGAGCTCGCTGAAACGGAGGGAGAGTTTTTTCTGATGATTTGCCCAGCGGGAGGTCTGCTCCAGGAGGGCTCCCACCGCGGTTCGATCGAAATGGAGAAGCCCCTCTTCCCGGCAAATCCGTCCGACGAAATGAGCGTACTGGAGGGGGGCGTCGGCGTCGCGGGGCCGATCCTGTTCGAAGTCGACCCTCACCTTATAAAGTTTTCCGAAATCCTCGTCATAGGCATGGAGCAGGTAATAGATCAACGGGTTTCCGATCAGGACTACCCGCAGATGCACCGGGATCGGCTCCGGCTTGATGCCGGCAGAGGCGATGACGCCGTAGAGTTCGGCAATATCCTCGATCTTGACCTCCCGGTTCTTGATCACCCGCTTGAGCGCGTCCCAGGTAAAGGGGCTCCGGAGCACATCCAACACGTTCAGAACAAGGAACCCGCCGTTGGCCTGAAGGAGAGAGCCGGCTTTAATGAGGGTAAAATCCGTGTAAAGGGTTCCCAAACGGCCTTTCTTTTCGATGCGGCCGATCAGGTTGTTGTACGTGGGATTCCCCTCCTCCACCAGGGGCGCGCCCCGAGTTCCGGCGTTGTCCACCACCACGTTGACCGCGTAACGGGTCATCGATTTCCGCGGGGACTCGATCTCCAGGCCGGGAATCCGAATCGGCGTCTCCTGCTCGGGAAGAAAATCCTTGAAGTTTTCCAGGACATCCTGTTGGACGGCCTGGATGTAGTCCATTACCTTGGGAAAGGCCCGATAATTCTTTCGCACGCTATCGAAGGCATGCTCGGAGGTGAAGTGCGCCGCCTGACGATCCAGCTCCGCGACCTTCCGGTGCATCTCTTCCCGCAGCGCGCGGAGTTGTTGAACGAAGGTGTGAATATGCTCGTGAAGATCCTTCTGCTTCCGTTCAATCTCGTCCCGGGTCCGGGCATCCAACGCTTCGAGTTGCTCGGGCTCTATCGGCTTCCCCCGGACGACCGGAACCACCGCCATCCCAAACGGGGTGCTCTTGATGATGAAGCCGTACTCCCGGGCCTGTTCCTCCAATTGATTCGTGAGGCTGTCACGGGCCTTGGAAAACGTTTCTTCCAATTGCCTCCGTTGATCCTCGTACTCCTTGCTCTGGAACACCCGTGAGATCTCAACCTGGAGGGCCCCGATGAGGCGTTCCATGTCCCGCTGGAACTCCCGTCCTTTCCCCGCGGGCAGGCTCAACACTTTCGGACGATCCGGATCCTGAAAGTTATGGACATAGCACCAATCGTCCGGGGTGGGCTGCGTTTCGGCCACCCGTTTGATCATGGACCTTACGATCGTATTCTTTCCCGTCCCCGGAACCCCGGAAACGTATATGTTGTAGCCCCGGTCCTCAATGTGCAGACCGAAGTCGATCGCTCGAACCGCCCTTTCCTGGCCGATCACGGCGTCTTGCGGGGCCAGTTCTTCCGTGGTCGTGAAGGTGAATTGATCCGGATCCATGCGGGCGCGGAGGGCTTCGGAAGATATTTCCAGGCGGTTCAAGGTCATGGCTTCTCTCTCGTGATGGCCGTTGGAAGAGAACTTTATCCGGTTTGCCGGTTCAATGTCAATGTCCGGGTCCGAAAAGTCCCACGCGGGAGGCACGGGAATAAAAAAACCGAACCCACCGGCTCTCGTGGAATTCGGTCAATAAAAAGAAGGCATCGTCCCAAACGCTCACCTTTCGTCCGTCGGCCCGAATACCGACCGGCCGGTTTGCTGCGATCCTTGGGGGCTGTCGCTGCATTCCCATCCCGGTTTTCTCCGGTCCCGTTACGCACCCAACGGTGCTGCGGACACGTCGAACGTCGACAGGCTTTCTTCGGGGCGGTGCCATTGACCGCGATGCCGTTTTCTGATTGTTGAACCTGAGGCGTTTCTACGAAGTGGGTGCTCTTTTTTGCCCCCCTCCGTCTCCGACAGGAAAGGGGGAAGGCTCCCCTTCTTCAACTGTTCCCAAAGGTCAACCAATCGTCACTAACACCGCAGTCCTATTCTTTTTTTCAAAGAGCATCTCCTTTATCCAACTATATAATACGCCTATGAAGGAACAAATGTCAACTCACACGATATTTCAACCTATTGATAATACATGAATATACTCAAATAATTTTCATGAACATTTTTTTATTATTAACCCTGGGGTATCAGCTCTTATCCTTCTCGACGCCTTGGCTCAGCGCCCGCACATAGGACAACACATCAAGAAATTGCTGTTCCGAGAGCGTTCCTTTCCATGCCGTCATCGCGGTATCCGGATGGCCCTCGCGAATGGCCTTCAGCAGATCGGCGTCGGGTTTGCGTCGGCTCTCCGGACTGGCGAAGTTCGGCGCGGGCGGGTTCAGCGACTTTCCCATCGGTCCGTCTCCACGGCCCTGCGGACCGTGACAGATCAGACAGTTCTTTTCATAGATCGGTCTCCCCTTCGATGCATCGCCGTCAATCCCGGATGCGGGAAGGATCCAAATTCCAAGCCCCAAGATCAGAACGGCGAACAAGATACCGCGAATATTGGACAACATGATTTATTTCCTCCCTGGCGTATGAAGTCGAGCTCCCGCTTGGCCCCAACCGCGATACGGGTCCATCCGTTCGGGATCAGGTCTGGGCTTCTCGACCGCGACGAGCCCGAATCATTTCGACGGTGCTCGCCTGGGGACCTTTTTCTCCCAACTCTTCAACAAACCGCACTTCCATTCCGATCTTCATCCGGTCGAAGGCATCTTTCAGGACGCTGTTTCGATGAAAATAGATTTCCTGGCCGTCCGGCGCCTCGAGGAACCCATACCCCTCCTGCGGAAACAGCTTGCTCACGCGGGCGCGCGTTGCGGACTGGTGGATTTTCACGTCCCCGCGAAGCCGTCGCTCATAATCCTCCAGCTTTCGGCGAGCCGCGTCGAAGGCGTCTCGAACCGCCACGTAGATATCCTCGTGGGGATGGTGTTTGACCACCAGTTCGGAGCCGTGGACGGTCAGATCGATTTGCACTTTATAAAGCATGCCTTGGTGTTGATGCCGGTGGGGATTGTCCACCGTCACCCGACAGCCGATGATGTGATCGGAATATTGATCCAGCTTGGACGCTTTCTCGCGGATTTCGTTATTAACCGACTCGGATATCGAGGCGTTGCGTACCGTAATCTGAAGTGGAATTTTCATCACGCTCCCCCTTAATTTTCCCAT from Nitrospiria bacterium includes:
- a CDS encoding HypC/HybG/HupF family hydrogenase formation chaperone, with the translated sequence MCLAIPGQVLEIEDGIRPRMGRVRFGGIEKRVCLEWIPDATIGDYVIVHVGFAISKMNQEEAMKTLELFREAEGALEELKIPEPGEARGIPRAGEGGPDALRR
- the hypF gene encoding carbamoyltransferase HypF translates to MMTQRLRISIRGAVQGIGFRPFIYRLAVELKLAGWTRNGLQGVLIEAEGSPTRLEAFLLRLEKEKPPGSIIQGLEWSFHDPVGYAGFEIRHSDDSGAPTAPVLPDIATCPDCLAELFDPTNRRHLYPFTNCTRCGPRYSIIEALPYDRANTTMKKFAMCDACRGEYESPLDRRFHAQPNACPICGPHPELWDERAAPLSGNHEAVVGAAAAIRAGKIVAVKGLGGFHLFADARNEEAVGRLRGRKRRGEKPFALMFPFLEGIREECDVSDREAVRLRSPEAPIVLLRKRERSNLKSRIAPSVAPDCPDLGVMLPYTPLHHVLMRELGFPVVATSGNVSDEPICTEEREAVDRLGGIADRFLVHDRPILRPVDDSVVRILMDGDQVLRRSRGYAPLPVGLEAPGPSLLAVGGHRKNTVAVTAGTQIFISQHIGDLETPEAYEAFQKGIADLKGLYGVRPERIVCDLHPDYLSGQFARRQPEPVIAVQHHRAHVASCMAENGLEGPVLGVSWDGAGYGDDGTIWGGEFFAADALPYRRVASFRPFRLPGGPAAVREPRRAAAGLLFEMMEEGLFDRNDPSFFQSWTLPERKLLRRMLSRGIHSPRTSSVGRLFDAVASILGLRQQVAYEGQAAMELEYAMGTLRTDEGYPFEIRDGAGAVHEPPLRIVDWEPMVRSILEDLQSTVPVPRISARFHNTLAEMIVDLAARFGEERVVLSGGCFQNKYLTERAVHRLQAAGFRPYWNRRVPPNDGGLALGQAFIALREARAMKDAVAAVELE
- a CDS encoding hydrogenase maturation nickel metallochaperone HypA, with protein sequence MHELSLARRIVETLRRHLPPGGGRAVKSVTLRLGEFSRIAPESLELWFEMAAEGTPAQGAKLRIETVPVRGRCVECGADFEGGRFMAHGPNCGRPGVELISGIEPYGIEVELFESER
- a CDS encoding HyaD/HybD family hydrogenase maturation endopeptidase translates to MTGAPFIVVLGVGNTMMQDDGIGVRAVRTLAETYELPPRVRLVEGGVAGLRCLSEFEGAGNILIVDAADGKKPPGAIARLSPEELPERREGVFSAHEMGVADLLSIARFLGKLPPTRIVAVQPKEAHSVGPDLTPELLDALPRVVEVLAEELRALGVEPVRKGARHA
- a CDS encoding nicotinate phosphoribosyltransferase; translation: MESESSILLTDLYQLTMLQGYFDRGMEETAVFEFFVRKLPPGRGFLMAAGLQQALDYIEGLHFTPRELEWLARSGRFSRSFVDHLERFRFTGDVHAMPEGTLFFPHEPMLRVTAPLPQAQLVETRLINLLHFQTLIASKAARFVLAAPGKLLVDFGLRRAHGAEAGLMAARASYLAGFSGSATVLAEFLFGIPAYGTMAHSFIQAHDDEQEAFVNFARAQPDNVMLLLDTYDTEAAAEMAVALAPRLKAEGIAIKGVRLDSGDLGDHARKVRRILDNGGLTDVTIFASGNLSETRLRSLIENAAPIDGYGIGSDLVTSADAPHLDCAYKLEEYAGRARRKRSEGKATWPGRKQVFRRYGPDGRMREDLLTLDDRPEEGKPLIHPVMSAGRRLEPPAPLTELRAYAADQLAHLPEPFRGLQEVPPYPVKIAEALTALAHKVDAETRRERAR
- a CDS encoding ATP-binding protein, with the protein product MTLNRLEISSEALRARMDPDQFTFTTTEELAPQDAVIGQERAVRAIDFGLHIEDRGYNIYVSGVPGTGKNTIVRSMIKRVAETQPTPDDWCYVHNFQDPDRPKVLSLPAGKGREFQRDMERLIGALQVEISRVFQSKEYEDQRRQLEETFSKARDSLTNQLEEQAREYGFIIKSTPFGMAVVPVVRGKPIEPEQLEALDARTRDEIERKQKDLHEHIHTFVQQLRALREEMHRKVAELDRQAAHFTSEHAFDSVRKNYRAFPKVMDYIQAVQQDVLENFKDFLPEQETPIRIPGLEIESPRKSMTRYAVNVVVDNAGTRGAPLVEEGNPTYNNLIGRIEKKGRLGTLYTDFTLIKAGSLLQANGGFLVLNVLDVLRSPFTWDALKRVIKNREVKIEDIAELYGVIASAGIKPEPIPVHLRVVLIGNPLIYYLLHAYDEDFGKLYKVRVDFEQDRPRDADAPLQYAHFVGRICREEGLLHFDRTAVGALLEQTSRWANHQKKLSLRFSELTDLIRESSHWAHSEGAARVSRPHVQKAVEEKIYRSNLLEQQIRELITEGTLMVDLSGTVVGQVNGLSVYELGDFSFGRPSRITARVFLGSSGIVNIEREAKLGGRTHNKGVMILSGYLGGRYAREIPLSLSASLCFEQSYGEVEGDSASAAEVIALLSALSDIPLRQGIAITGSVNQRGELQAIGGVNEKIEGFYSVCKALGLTGDQGVIIPSRNLKHLMLNDGVVEAVASGQFHVYAASTVDEAMEILTGHPAGERQADGKYPDGTINAAVMRRLTDMNEKLRAMEPDRPRPLRVSSLEPPDDSLTE
- a CDS encoding cytochrome c → MLSNIRGILFAVLILGLGIWILPASGIDGDASKGRPIYEKNCLICHGPQGRGDGPMGKSLNPPAPNFASPESRRKPDADLLKAIREGHPDTAMTAWKGTLSEQQFLDVLSYVRALSQGVEKDKS
- a CDS encoding HPF/RaiA family ribosome-associated protein, with the protein product MKIPLQITVRNASISESVNNEIREKASKLDQYSDHIIGCRVTVDNPHRHQHQGMLYKVQIDLTVHGSELVVKHHPHEDIYVAVRDAFDAARRKLEDYERRLRGDVKIHQSATRARVSKLFPQEGYGFLEAPDGQEIYFHRNSVLKDAFDRMKIGMEVRFVEELGEKGPQASTVEMIRARRGREAQT